A genome region from Tursiops truncatus isolate mTurTru1 chromosome 15, mTurTru1.mat.Y, whole genome shotgun sequence includes the following:
- the MPV17L gene encoding mpv17-like protein isoform X4: MAGWWRELLRTVRRYPWPTNVLLYAALFSAGDALQQRLRGGPADWRQTRHVATVAVAFHANFNYVWLRLLERALPGRAPRAVLAKVLCDQAFGGPVYVSAFYFGMSILQEKDDIFLDLRQKFWNSYKSGLMYWPFVQAAVSVLSWAQSRPSPTLASGP, translated from the exons ATGGCGGGCTGGTGGCGGGAGCTCCTGCGCACCGTCCGGCGCTACCCTTGGCCCACGAACGTGCTGCTCTACGCCGCGCTCTTCTCAGCCGGCGACGCGCTGCAGCAGCGGCTGCGGGGCGGCCCTGCTGACTGGCGGCAGACGCGGCACGTGGCCACCGTGGCCGTGGCCTTCCACGCGAATTTCAACTACGTGTGGCTGCGCCTGCTGGAGCGCGCGCTGCCGGGGCGCGCGCCGCGCGCCGTCCTGGCCAAGGTGCTGTGCGACCAGGCGTTCGGCGGGCCGGTGTACGTCTCTGCCTTCTACTTCG GTATGAGTATTCTCCAGGAAAAGGATGACATATTTTTGGACCTGAGACAGAAATTCTGGAATTCATATAAG AGTGGTCTGATGTACTGGCCTTTTGTACAG GCAGCTGTTTCTGTCTTAAGCTGGGCACAGTCCAGACCTTCACCTACTTTGGCCTCAGGCCCATAA
- the MPV17L gene encoding mpv17-like protein isoform X1 — MAGWWRELLRTVRRYPWPTNVLLYAALFSAGDALQQRLRGGPADWRQTRHVATVAVAFHANFNYVWLRLLERALPGRAPRAVLAKVLCDQAFGGPVYVSAFYFGMSILQEKDDIFLDLRQKFWNSYKSGLMYWPFVQLTNFSLVPVHWRTAYTGLCGFLWATFLCFSQQGGDGTLKSAFTFLYIKGTNEVERPPKK, encoded by the exons ATGGCGGGCTGGTGGCGGGAGCTCCTGCGCACCGTCCGGCGCTACCCTTGGCCCACGAACGTGCTGCTCTACGCCGCGCTCTTCTCAGCCGGCGACGCGCTGCAGCAGCGGCTGCGGGGCGGCCCTGCTGACTGGCGGCAGACGCGGCACGTGGCCACCGTGGCCGTGGCCTTCCACGCGAATTTCAACTACGTGTGGCTGCGCCTGCTGGAGCGCGCGCTGCCGGGGCGCGCGCCGCGCGCCGTCCTGGCCAAGGTGCTGTGCGACCAGGCGTTCGGCGGGCCGGTGTACGTCTCTGCCTTCTACTTCG GTATGAGTATTCTCCAGGAAAAGGATGACATATTTTTGGACCTGAGACAGAAATTCTGGAATTCATATAAG AGTGGTCTGATGTACTGGCCTTTTGTACAG CTGACCAACTTCAGCCTCGTTCCTGTTCACTGGAGAACAGCTTACACTGGGCTCTGTGGTTTTCTGTGGGCCACTTTCCTCTGCTTTTCACAACAGGGTGGTGATGGTACCTTGAAGTCAGCTTTTACTTTCCTTTATATAAAGGGAACAAATGAAGTTGAAAGACCCCCAAAGAAATAA
- the MPV17L gene encoding mpv17-like protein isoform X5, with amino-acid sequence MAGWWRELLRTVRRYPWPTNVLLYAALFSAGDALQQRLRGGPADWRQTRHVATVAVAFHANFNYVWLRLLERALPGRAPRAVLAKVLCDQAFGGPVYVSAFYFEWSDVLAFCTADQLQPRSCSLENSLHWALWFSVGHFPLLFTTGW; translated from the exons ATGGCGGGCTGGTGGCGGGAGCTCCTGCGCACCGTCCGGCGCTACCCTTGGCCCACGAACGTGCTGCTCTACGCCGCGCTCTTCTCAGCCGGCGACGCGCTGCAGCAGCGGCTGCGGGGCGGCCCTGCTGACTGGCGGCAGACGCGGCACGTGGCCACCGTGGCCGTGGCCTTCCACGCGAATTTCAACTACGTGTGGCTGCGCCTGCTGGAGCGCGCGCTGCCGGGGCGCGCGCCGCGCGCCGTCCTGGCCAAGGTGCTGTGCGACCAGGCGTTCGGCGGGCCGGTGTACGTCTCTGCCTTCTACTTCG AGTGGTCTGATGTACTGGCCTTTTGTACAG CTGACCAACTTCAGCCTCGTTCCTGTTCACTGGAGAACAGCTTACACTGGGCTCTGTGGTTTTCTGTGGGCCACTTTCCTCTGCTTTTCACAACAGGGTGGTGA